The Fusarium oxysporum f. sp. lycopersici 4287 chromosome 6, whole genome shotgun sequence DNA segment NNNNNNNNNNNNNNNNNNNNNNNNNNNNNNNNNNNNNNNNNNNNNNNNNNNNNNNNNNNNNNNNNNNNNNNNNNNNNNNNNNNNNNNNNNNNNNNNNNNNNNNNNNNNNNNNNNNNNNNNNNNNNNNNNNNNNNNNNNNNNNNNNNNNNNNNNNNNNNNNNNNNNNNNNNNNNNNNNNNNNNNNNNNNNNNNNNNNNNNNNNNNNNNNNNNNNNNNNNNNNNNNNNNNNNNNNNNNNNNNNNNNNNNNNNNNNNNNNNNNNNNNNNNNNNNNNNNNNNNNNNNNNNNNNNNNNNNNNNNNNNNNNNNNNNNNNNNNNNNNNNNNNNNNNNNNNNNNNNNNNNNNNNNNNNNNNNNNNNNNNNNNNNNNNNNNNNNNNNNNNNNNNNNNNNNNNNNNNNNNNNNNNNNNNNNNNNNNNNNNNNNNNNNNNNNNNNNNNNNNNNNNNNNNNNNNNNNNNNNNNNNNNNNNNNNNNNNNNNNNNNNNNNNNNNNNNNNNNNNNNNNNNNNNNNNNNNNNNNNNNNNNNNNNNNNNNNNNNNNNNNNNNNNNNNNNNNNNNNNNNNNNNNNNNNNNNNNNNNNNNNNNNNNNNNNNNNNNNNNNNNNNNNNNNNNNNNNNNNNNNNNNNNNNNNNNNNNNNNNNNNNNNNNNNNNNNNNNNNNNNNNNNNNNNNNNNNNNNNNNNNNNNNNNNNNNNNNNNNNNNNNNNNNNNNNNNNNNNNNNNNNNNNNNNNNNNNNNNNNNNNNNNNNNNNNNNNNNNNNNNNNNNNNNNNNNNNNNNNNNNNNNNNNNNNNNNNNNNNNNNNNNNNNNNNNNNNNNNNNNNNNNNNNNNNNNNNNNNNNNNNNNNNNNNNNNNNNNNNNNNNNNNNNNNNNNNNNNNNNNNNNNNNNNNNNNNNNNNNNNNNNNNNNNNNNNNNNNNNNNNNNNNNNNNNNNNNNNNNNNNNNNNNNNNNNNNNNNNNNNNNNNNNNNNNNNNNNNNNNNNNNNNNNNNNNNNNNNNNNNNNNNNNNNNNNNNNNNNNNNNNNNNNNNNNNNNNNNNNNNNNNNNNNNNNNNNNNNNNNNNNNNNNNNNNNNNNNNNNNNNNNNNNNNNNNNNNNNNNNNNNNNNNNNNNNNNNNNNNNNNNNNNNNNNNNNNNNNNNNNNNNNNNNNNNNNNNNNNNNNNNNNNNNNNNNNNNNNNNNNNNNNNNNNNNNNNNNNNNNNNNNNNNNNNNNNNNNNNNNNNNNNNNNNNNNNNNNNNNNNNNNNNNNNNNNNNNNNNNNNNNNNNNNNNNNNNNNNNNNNNNNNNNNNNNNNNNNNNNNNNNNNNNNNNNNNNNNNNNNNNNNNNNNNNNNNNNNNNNNNNNNNNNNNNNNNNNNNNNNNNNNNNNNNNNNNNNNNNNNNNNNNNNNNNNNNNNNNNNNNNNNNNNNNNNNNNNNNNNNNNNNNNNNNNNNNNNNNNNNNNNNNNNNNNNNNNNNNNNNNNNNNNNNNNNNNNNNNNNNNNNNNNNNNNNNNNNNNNNNNNNNNNNNNNNNNNNNNNNNNNNNNNNNNNNNNNNNNNNNNNNNNNNNNNNNNNNNNNNNNNNNNNNNNNNNNNNNNNNNNNNNNNNNNNNNNNNNNNNNNNNNNNNNNNNNNNNNNNNNNNNNNNNNNNNNNNNNNNNNNNNNNNNNNNNNNNNNNNNNNNNNNNNNNNNNNNNNNNNNNNNNNNNNNNNNNNNNNNNNNNNNNNNNNNNNNNNNNNNNNNNNNNNNNNNNNNNNNNNNNNNNNNNNNNNNNNNNNNNNNNNNNNNNNNNNNNNNNNNNNNNNNNNNNNNNNNNNNNNNNNNNNNNNNNNNNNNNNNNNNNNNNNNNNNNNNNNNNNNNNNNNNNNNNNNNNNNNNNNNNNNNNNNNNNNNNNNNNNNNNNNNNNNNNNNNNNNNNNNNNNNNNNNNNNNNNNNNNNNNNNNNNNNNNNNNNNNNNNNNNNNNNNNNNNNNNNNNNNNNNNNNNNNNNNNNNNNNNNNNNNNNNNNNNNNNNNNNNNNNNNNNNNNNNNNNNNNNNNNNNNNNNNNNNNNNNNNNNNNNNNNNNNNNNNNNNNNNNNNNNNNNNNNNNNNNNNNNNNNNNNNNNNNNNNNNNNNNNNNNNNNNNNNNNNNNNNNNNNNNNNNNNNNNNNNNNNNNNNNNNNNNNNNNNNNNNNNNNNNNNNNNNNNNNNNNNNNNNNNNNNNNNNNNNNNNNNNNNNNNNNNNNNNNNNNNNNNNNNNNNNNNNNNNNNNNNNNNNNNNNNNNNNNNNNNNNNNNNNNNNNNNNNNNNNNNNNNNNNNNNNNNNNNNNNNNNNNNNNNNNNNNNNNNNNNNNNNNNNNNNNNNNNNNNNNNNNNNNNNNNNNNNNNNNNNNNNNNNNNNNNNNNNNNNNNNNNNNNNNNNNNNNNNNNNNNNNNNNNNNNNNNNNNNNNNNNNNNNNNNNNNNNNNNNNNNNNNNNNNNNNNNNNNNNNNNNNNNNNNNNNNNNNNNNNNNNNNNNNNNNNNNNNNNNNNNNNNNNNNNNNNNNNNNNNNNNNNNNNNNNNNNNNNNNNNNNNNNNNNNNNNNNNNNNNNNNNNNNNNNNNNNNNNNNNNNNNNNNNNNNNNNNNNNNNNNNNNNNNNNNNNNNNNNNNNNNNNNNNNNNNNNNNNNNNNNNNNNNNNNNNNNNNNNNNNNNNNNNNNNNNNNNNNNNNNNNNNNNNNNNNNNNNNNNNNNNNNNNNNNNNNNNNNNNNNNNNNNNNNNNNNNNNNNNNNNNNNNNNNNNNNNNNNNNNNNNNNNNNNNNNNNNNNNNNNNNNNNNNNNNNNNNNNNNNNNNNNNNNNNNNNNNNNNNNNNNNNNNNNNNNNNNNNNNNNNNNNNNNNNNNNNNNNNNNNNNNNNNNNNNNNNNNNNNNNNNNNNNNNNNNNNNNNNNNNNNNNNNNNNNNNNNNNNNNNNNNNNNNNNNNNNNNNNNNNNNNNNNNNNNNNNNNNNNNNNNNNNNNNNNNNNNNNNNNNNNNNNNNNNNNNNNNNNNNNNNNNNNNNNNNNNNNNNNNNNNNNNNNNNNNNNNNNNNNNNNNNNNNNNNNNNNNNNNNNNNNNNNNNNNNNNNNNNNNNNNNNNNNNNNNNNNNNNNNNNNNNNNNNNNNNNNNNNNNNNNNNNNNNNNNNNNNNNNNNNNNNNNNNNNNNNNNNNNNNNNNNNNNNNNNNNNNNNNNNNNNNNNNNNNNNNNNNNNNNNNNNNNNNNNNNNNNNNNNNNNNNNNNNNNNNNNNNNNNNNNNNNNNNNNNNNNNNNNNNNNNNNNNNNNNNNNNNNNNNNNNNNNNNNNNNNNNNNNNNNNNNNNNNNNNNNNNNNNNNNNNNNNNNNNNNNNNNNNNNNNNNNNNNNNNNNNNNNNNNNNNNNNNNNNNNNNNNNNNNNNNNNNNNNNNNNNNNNNNNNNNNNNNNNNNNNNNNNNNNNNNNNNNNNNNNNNNNNNNNNNNNNNNNNNNNNNNNNNNNNNNNNNNNNNNNNNNNNNNNNNNNNNNNNNNNNNNNNNNNNNNNNNNNNNNNNNNNNNNNNNNNNNNNNNNNNNNNNNNNNNNNNNNNNNNNNNNNNNNNNNNNNNNNNNNNNNNNNNNNNNNNNNNNNNNNNNNNNNNNNNNNNNNNNNNNNNNNNNNNNNNNNNNNNNNNNNNNNNNNNNNNNNNNNNNNNNNNNNNNNNNNNNNNNNNNNNNNNNNNNNNNNNNNNNNNNNNNNNNNNNNNNNNNNNNNNNNNNNNNNNNNNNNNNNNNNNNNNNNNNNNNNNNNNNNNNNNNNNNNNNNNNNNNNNNNNNNNNNNNNNNNNNNNNNNNNNNNNNNNNNNNNNNNNNNNNNNNNNNNNNNNNNNNNNNNNNNNNNNNNNNNNNNNNNNNNNNNNNNNNNNNNNNNNNNNNNNNNNNNNNNNNNNNNNNNNNNNNNNNNNNNNNNNNNNNNNNNNNNNNNNNNNNNNNNNNNNNNNNNNNNNNNNNNNNNNNNNNNNNNNNNNNNNNNNNNNNNNNNNNNNNNNNNNNNNNNNNNNNNNNNNNNNNNNNNNNNNNNNNNNNNNNNNNNNNNNNNNNNNNNNNNNNNNNNNNNNNNNNNNNNNNNNNNNNNNNNNNNNNNNNNNNNNNNNNNNNNNNNNNNNNNNNNNNNNNNNNNNNNNNNNNNNNNNNNNNNNNNNNNNNNNNNNNNNNNNNNNNNNNNNNNNNNNNNNNNNNNNNNNNNNNNNNNNNNNNNNNNNNNNNNNNNNNNNNNNNNNNNNNNNNNNNNNNNNNNNNNNNNNNNNNNNNNNNNNNNNNNNNNNNNNNNNNNNNNNNNNNNNNNNNNNNNNNNNNNNNNNNNNNNNNNNNNNNNNNNNNNNNNNNNNNNNNNNNNNNNNNNNNNNNNNNNNNNNNNNNNNNNNNNNNNNNNNNNNNNNNNNNNNNNNNNNNNNNNNNNNNNNNNNNNNNNNNNNNNNNNNNNNNNNNNNNNNNNNNNNNNNNNNNNNNNNNNNNNNNNNNNNNNNNNNNNNNNNNNNNNNNNNNNNNNNNNNNNNNNNNNNNNNNNNNNNNNNNNNNNNNNNNNNNNNNNNNNNNNNNNNNNNNNNNNNNNNNNNNNNNNNNNNNNNNNNNNNNNNNNNNNNNNNNNNNNNNNNNNNNNNNNNNNNNNNNNNNNNNNNNNNNNNNNNNNNNNNNNNNNNNNNNNNNNNNNNNNNNNNNNNNNNNNNNNNNNNNNNNNNNNNNNNNNNNNNNNNNNNNNNNNNNNNNNNNNNNNNNNNNNNNNNNNNNNNNNNNNNNNNNNNNNNNNNNNNNNNNNNNNNNNNNNNNNNNNNNNNNNNNNNNNNNNNNNNNNNNNNNNNNNNNNNNNNNNNNNNNNNGTTATGCGTCACTAGGTAGGTTGCCTTGACGTGTGCCATACCCCGCCCAAGTCACTCGTCCTGAGTGGTTCTGTCTCTACTTTTGGACAATCGTTTGACTTCCTCCACCAAACCAGTATCGTTCTTGAGACGGTCATTTATTAATCGTTGTATCGCTTGGTTGGGCTCCCATCCTTCGGCTTTCTGGGCTGGGAATAAGTACCAGCAGCCTTTCCAGTCATGGAAACCTAAACATCCTCGACAAGTAGGGCCATCCGGGTTCGGATTGACGGTCGTCTCTGCTCGTTTTCGTTTTGTTGATACTCCTCTTCCGCCGCCTCGTGCTCTACGCCCACGGCCTTGGCCTCGCGTATCTCGATGTGCATAGGATGTTTCGTCCGTCGCCCAATCTGAGGCGTCTCCTTGGACTTCAATAGTGTCATTATCGCGGTCTGTGATTGCAGGTCTGTCGTTCCTGGATGCAGCGCCGTATGTGGCTGCGAATGCGCCTCTCTTGATTCCTGACGGCCTTCCGCTAGCGTTGGCCATTTTTGCTTCGTATCGAATGTCGGCAGCGACCTCTCGATAGTTGAGGGAATTATTGAGGATTTGAGGACGTCGGTGTTGTCGGAAAGTAGATGCCCAGCTGGGGAGAACATGGTACATTGCTCGGTTCAGGTCTTCCGCCCAGCATTGCGCGTCGAGGGCATCAGGGACTTTCTTGCTGATCGCTTCGGCCATCGTCGTCTCCCACTCCGTGACCCACTCgttgagtttgttgatctTCGGGGCTGTATGTACGGCTTTGTGGTACTTGTCGCGCGCTTCGGGTCGAAGGCGTTCGTTGTATACCACTCCAGATCTTCGTAGCTCCTGATACCACTTGTCTAATCGGTCTCCCGTGACGCAGGATGTTTTCTGATACGTGGCCGAGACCGTCTTGAGGACAAACTCGACCAGCTTCTGCTCCTGTTTCTTCGTCTCTCTATACGCCGTTTCTTTCAGAGAGTAGATCCTGATATCATGCTCGTATTCCGCTCTTCCTTCAGACGTCAACTCTCTGATTCGCCGGGGCGGTACGTAATCTGAGCCGGGCGTCATTGTGCCACTATCGGGATCGTCCGGATCTGCTTGTCTGGGGTAGTCTCGGATTTCTGGAAGTTCTGGTCGCTGAGGCCATCGGATACGATCGGTTGGATCAATATACTGCCACAGGTCGTAGGCGTGCGCCAGTTTCTTGAATTCGTTGGACCAGGAGTCCCAATCCTCCGGAGACGCGTAGCTAATGGTCCTCTCGGCGTGTTTGGCCGACATGGTGATAGAATGAACCGAAGGTCGTATGCATTTGGGTGCGCGGGTTGCTGAGATGCAATTGAGACTCTTAattgtcagacattacgtgtattcggttcattgatgtgaattggtgtattcatcttgtgttctgttgaaatctaccccttagaggttttaccatttcggctgtaatcttaaagtatccctgcttgcacgtgagaccccagcacctgttcaacaatTAGATAGAATTCCTCTAGATATCTGAAGATAGCAAGCCTTCCCCAACTAGGCGTTGGCATACTTCTTTACGTTCCCTGCAGATCGCAACCGAAAGAGCCGTCGCAGTTGGTCGAATTGAATGAATAGTCTTGGCTGCGATGGCCAGCTCCTGCAGCGAACCAAATTCCCCATGCCAACACTTTCTGATGATGTAGTCCAGTTGATCATGATGTAATTCCGGGAAATTCATGTTTTGAAACATTTCAACTTGAGTTCGTCCGTCCTCTATTTCGCCTTCGAATGGTTCGCGGCCTCGGGTCATGCAATACACGATTGATCCAATCGCAAATTGCTCAGTTTGAGGTCCATTCAGACCCCAGGTTCCTTCATCAGCACCGGTCTCCGGTCCTAAAAGCCGTGCCCAGGGAGCGCCATTACCGCTTGCCGGTGTCCCTATCTTATTCGCCCAACCAAAATCCGTTAACTTAAGGTGGTCTTCcgcatcaagaagaaggtttcCAGGTCGCAGATCCCCATGCACATACCCAAGCGACTCAATCCATGCTGAGCCAGCTGTAAGCTCCATCGTCCAAGCCTTCAGAAGCTCGACGGGTTCTATCCTTTTGACCCTAACGAATTTTCCGGAGTCTCGGATTTGATTGTTCCGTAGTCGATTCTCCAGCGAGCCTCCTGCGAGGAATGGGAGGAAAATTGCATCTTGAGTTCGGTAAAAGCTCTGGATGACATGTGGGCTCGGCGCGTGATGCTTTAGCTCATCGAAGAACGCGTTTTCCCGCACAAAATCGCTTGACCCTGTAGTTCTGGCAAATTTGACGACAGTGAATTCATCAATTCGAAAGATCCATGCAGTGGCCCCAAGAGAGACAAAGGGAAATTTAGATAATTGAGGAGGTGGAATAAGACACATTGTGTCGTGAGCTATTTCGCAACAGAACTGATGGATGGGAAAGGCCTAAATGGCGACACAAATACGTGGCAGGGTGGAGGTTATCGATTTTTGACCACAACATTGTTTATATTCATATAGTCGCTTAAAGAGGCCGTGTTGCGGATAATTGCATagcggcatcatcatcatggctaATCATGTTGTGTGATAATAAAACTCATCGTGCTCAAGATTTAACCCATACTCCAGAACTATTTTGAATCCATTTCTTGTTATCTTTGCAATCGTCGCAAGGctccttcttggtggttTGCCCTAAGTGCTCTGTTGACCTAACCTGACCGCAACCTCCGCAGTTTTCCCATGGTACTTTGAACCCAGGTTGGTCGAGGCCATCACCACAAATGAACTTCGTCTTGGCGATAATTTCTTTGCACATGTTGAATATTCAGGGACATTCCTTTCTCAGAGATTAGCGTTGAATCACTGGCTTCAAAAGCGTCCAGCAAAGGCATACCTGAGCTACAATCAGGTGGGAATGCTGTCGATGTCGAAATCTGTTAGTTGTAGCGATCTCCGACTGGGCATCGCCCGTTTTTATTGTGGTCAGAAATCCCAGATAGCACCTCCATACAATTTGGATGCCCGCCAAAATCCCCACCATATCCTTGATTACTCATATACTCATTCAAGTCTTGCTCTGGGTGTCATAGGCAGCAATTTGCAAGTTCAAGTTTGTGTGAGCTCGGATGGCGTGGCATCGGGAAAATTTGCGGGGCTGTCGACTGACTGCCGGATTCCCCGCCACACCGGACAACAGCATTACCAGGCAGCAGTGCAAAGGCCACCAACCGACGCTGACGCCCCTGCTGACAGGTCAACTGGGCTGGCTGTAGGGCATGCGACTGACCACACACTCCAACCACATCATGCGCCCCTCACTCGCCATCGAAACAACCCCTTTGTTGGAACACAGACAGTCTCGGGACGAAACACTGATGGTTATAGCCGTAAGGAGTAAGCTAGGCAGTGTAGCAATTTCCTTGAAAGAAGATACATGAGAAATCGTGGTGGGGCACTGCGGGGAAAAAACTGTCGACTCAGAGCAAGCGCGCCTGGATTGGGAATAATGGCTGTGGGATCTGCCTTTGTTGTAATGTGACACGAAAAGGTTGCAGTGAGCATGAAAGTCATCAAGTTGAAGGAGGGGAGACCGGCCCGCCCCGCGCAGACCGCTGAGAGCCGACTTAATGTGCTGTATCTATTCGCCCTTACAGGAAAAAattgctgctggtgttggttATATCcgaccttcttctcttaCCTCACACGATACAGACCCCACGACTTGTCTACTGACAGCAGCCAATGCGGACAAATCGTCAGGATGCGGTGTTTTCTCAGCCAACTTTGCCAGAAATGCATCGATCCATTGCTTCCTGATGCTCAAACCGCAGCAAGACCAAAATGGGCATGCACTTTGCCGTCTGAACTGCGCGTTGTTTGGTCGAAGCTGCGGTGGCTTACTGGGGGGTTGCGGGGGCGGGTGATCGGGCCGTGCTACGTTTGAGGGGGCTCGAGCGGTGGTCAGTGATCAAACAAACCCCTCTTTGTGTTGCTCAAGACGTGCATTCTGACGAGACTTTGGATCCGAGAGGGGAAATCATTCCATCGTTATTGCAGCCTGAACAGTTCTTGGGGTTGTGGATCGTTATTGTAGATCACTCTCTGTTGTACGGAGGAATGAGGCCAGACGGCAAGTGGGGCTCAGGTCACAACAGCGTGTCCGCGATTACTCATTGAATGGGAACGCAGGGGTTGTTGCGGTAAGGCCCGCGGAGCTCGGGCTGCTGTTTGTGCCTCGCGTGGCGGGCCAATTGCGGGCCGTTCGTTCCGGGCCCGCCACCGCTTGCGGCGTAACCCGCTGGATGCCCAAAACTCAGAGGCTGAGCGGCAGCAGACGTTGTTGCCAGCGCTGATGGCGCTTCCCACTAGGCCATAACTTCACACTCTGCATAAAGCTTTCTTTACGATAGCCCCTCCGCCCTCTTGCCTCCATCGTAACGACTCCGAATGTCGCGCCGACTGCGACGCGAAGAATACACCGTAGGATGGATATGCGCCCTCCATGTTGAGCTGGCGGCGGCGCAGGAGATGCTCGACGAAGAGCATAAGGACATTGAGCGCGACGACAACGACGAGAATCTGTACTCTCTAGGTTCGATTGCCGGACACAACGTTGTGATTGTGTGCCTGCCGTCGAGCCAGATCGGCAACAACCCTGCGGCGGCCGTGGCGACGCAGATGAGGGCGACGTTCAAGGGGATCCGGTTCGGGTTGATGGTCGGTATTGGAGGAGGAGTTCCAAGCGCAGAAGCGGACATCCGGCTCGGGGACGTGGTCGTCAGCCAACCGCATCAGACTTCCGGCGGCGTTATACAATACGACCTCGGGAAGGCGACTCCAAGCGGCTTTGAGCGGACAGGATCACTCAACTCTCCACCACAGATCTTGCTCGGAGCGGTAGCCAAAGTGCGAGCGAACGAGCTCCGAGGCAGAAGCAAGTTCTCTGAACACCTCTCAAAGCTCGAATGTATTCCCAATTTTCAGCGCGGCAAAGCGGGACCCGACGTTCTGTTCGAGGCAACGTACAACCACGAGGGAGGACAGACATGCGATCTGTGCTCTATGGATAGGCAAGAGGATCGGCAGCCGCGAGAGAGCGAAGAGGTGATGGTTCACTACGGGACGATTGCGTCGGGAAACCGAGTCATGAAGGACGGACGCACGCGGGACAGGCTGAGCAGCGAGCTTGGCGGCATTCTCTGCTTCGAGATGGAGGCAGCGGGTCTGATGAACAGATTCCCCTGCCTCGTGGTCCGCGGCATCTGCGACTATGCTGATTCgcacaagaacaagacatggCAGCCGTACGCGGCGGGAACGGCAGCGGCGTATGCAAAGGAAGTGCTGTCGGTGATACCGGCAGTTGAAGTTGCCGCGGCACGTACTGTGGATGAAGCTATTATATCGGTACGATAACACTTCCCTTGCCTCAATCTTCGGCTATCGGCTGATATCGATGCTGGCTGCCACAGGAGATACTCCAGTCCGCTATTCATAGTTTGGATCTGAATCAGTTCCTTCCGATGCTATCAGCAGTTGATCAAGAGAAGCATATATCGACAATACCACCTCTGGATCCAAACAACATGGGGTTTTACTGGATCTTCCGAAATATGGACTATGTGCAATGGAACGACAGTTGTTCCCAGGTTCTTTGGCTGTCTGGCCCGCCCGAACGCGACATCCATCAAGCCTCATCATACATCTTGGGCCAGGAGAAGAACACAGCCTTGAGAACAGATCATTTGGTTCTGTACTTTTTCTGTTCGGCTGCGAGTAGGAGAAGATCGACTGCCAAAGATTTCGTTCATACACTCCTTAACCATACCCTCTGTTGTTCACCGGTGGACAAAGGGACATTAATTATGCGAAGTTTCCTCCATAGACtttttgatgagtttatgATGGGAGAAGTCCGTAAGTGGAAGGAGCGGGGCTTTAGCGAGAAAATCTCTTCAAATGAAAACATACAAAAACTTCTCGACGGTCCGGCGAACGAACTTTTGACTGCTTTGGGGACAGTTCTGGGTGATGAAAAGCAACGAAGCTTGTCGGTTATTATCGATGGATTGGACAGAGTCAGGCATCAGCGAGGCGAATTCATCCATGGGATTCGCACATTCGTCAACCGTCTACAGCAACGAACCTCGAAGGTCAAGATTTTGCTCACGAGCCAGCCACtggctgagatcaaggattTACTAAATGGGCTATCCTGTATTGAACATGACAGGGGAAGAAAAGGTTCGCCTACATCCCATTCCCTGATTCTAAACTAAACTAATTAACACTATGAATGAAGAGTGCTTAGCTAGCCTTCGCTTTAATAACACGCGATACGACAAGATTTCGCGAGAGCATCGAGGCTCCTTCGATTGGATCTGGGATCATAATCAGTACAGCGATTGGTCCAAGTCAGACGCCTCCCGACTTTTGTATATCCAAGGGAAACCAGGTAGCGGGAAAAGTACTCTTACAAAATATTTCGGTGACCATCTCCTAGAACGGGAACTGGCTGCGAAGTCATCTATTGTGGCCACGTTCTTTTACAGCTATAGAGAAGGCGAGCTTCAAAGGAGTCATTACAGCATGCTCCAGTCAATTCTCTACGACATTCTGGACCAAGACGAGGGCTTCTTTTACCATCGCTTTCAAATCGAGTATCGGCGTCAGCGCCGCCGTGAGCCACGCGTTGCTTGGGATTACGATTCACTGAAGACGGTCCTCAAATCTTTACAGGATTACCCGGCAAAGAGACTCTATCTAATCATTGATGCAGTGGATGAGTCCGAGGAAAACGATAGGCGCGATATTCTCAAACTATTGTTCGAACTTTGTTCCAAGACGAAATATTGCATTGCGAAGGTATTCGTTGCAAGTCGGCCGGTGGGAGAGCTGGATCTCCGCATAAGCCCGTCGCGTCTTAATTTCATAAGGTTGCAAGACGAGACAAAGCGAGATATTTCTAGCTTCGCTCATTCCTTTTTAGATGGTCTCAATCTTACCCATATCCTTGCTCAAGCAGCGGAATACATCATTGAAAATGCTCAAGGGGTATTCCTATGGGTAAAACTAGTTGGAGAGCAATTGGTGAAGTCTTACGGGGACGGCTTTTCTGAGGAAGAGATCTTTGGACTCCTCAAACAGCTTCCAACCCAGCTGGAAGACTTCTACAAACACATGCTCGAGAAAATGCTGGAGGGCAAGTCAGATCTCGTTGGTGATGTAAAAATTTTCCGATTCGTCCTCTTCGCGAAACGTCCTCTTGCAGTGGACGAACTCCTCCATGCTCTTGGCATTCCGAACAATCCTGACACACAATTCACTCCGTCCAATGATTCTTTTCGGAAACGTATTCCATCCGAGCAACGTATCGTTTCCTGCGGAGGCAACTTCTTAGAAATCAAGGGACGTCATGGTACTGGCATAAACATACCCCAACTCCTCAGCCCTCAAACTAACCAACCTGTAGGGAATGGGACAGTTCAAGTTATGCACCAAACTGTCCGCGAGTTCTTCCTCGATTCCAACGGAGATGTGGCGCACTCCAAGTTCCAGATGTGCGACAGAGATGCCCACATTTGCATATCTATGACTTGTATCCGGTATCTCATGCTTTGTGCCGCAAATGCCACTCCAGTGGCGGCGCTGCCGCATGTCGGATTTTGGACTTCGGAGCACTTCGAACGCTATGCCCAATACCTGGACGAATGGCCACTGGCAAAATATGCCTTGCAGTATCTCACACATCACATAGACGGCTGCCATCAAGATGCAGGAGTCGTTCGTATCCGTTCCCGGCTCATTGATAAATTGACCGACAAACCGGTCGTTTACTTGCTAGAGAAGTGGGTTAGTTCATGCCTGGGGAGAAATATCCTAGGTAAAGAACAGGGTGCTGCCGCAAGGGAGTTCAGAAACACACTCTGGCATGCTGCAGCTCGGAACGGGTTTTCTACAGCAGTTGAGACGCTGTTGACAGTTGGGGCAAACGTGAACACGAGGGAGAACGACGGACTGCCAGCTGGTCGAACGGCGCTCCAGG contains these protein-coding regions:
- a CDS encoding AGC/DMPK protein kinase (At least one base has a quality score < 10); this translates as MCLIPPPQLSKFPFVSLGATAWIFRIDEFTVVKFARTTGSSDFVRENAFFDELKHHAPSPHVIQSFYRTQDAIFLPFLAGGSLENRLRNNQIRDSGKFVRVKRIEPVELLKAWTMELTAGSAWIESLGYVHGDLRPGNLLLDAEDHLKLTDFGWANKIGTPASGNGAPWARLLGPETGADEGTWGLNGPQTEQFAIGSIVYCMTRGREPFEGEIEDGRTQVEMFQNMNFPELHHDQLDYIIRKCWHGEFGSLQELAIAAKTIHSIRPTATALSVAICRERKEVCQRLVGEGLLSSDI
- a CDS encoding kinesin (At least one base has a quality score < 10), whose amino-acid sequence is MSRRLRREEYTVGWICALHVELAAAQEMLDEEHKDIERDDNDENLYSLGSIAGHNVVIVCLPSSQIGNNPAAAVATQMRATFKGIRFGLMVGIGGGVPSAEADIRLGDVVVSQPHQTSGGVIQYDLGKATPSGFERTGSLNSPPQILLGAVAKVRANELRGRSKFSEHLSKLECIPNFQRGKAGPDVLFEATEEVMVHYGTIASGNRVMKDGRTRDRLSSELGGILCFEMEAAGLMNRFPCLVVRGICDYADSHKNKTWQPYAAGTAAAYAKEVLSVIPAVEVAAARTVDEAIISEILQSAIHSLDLNQFLPMLSAVDQEKHISTIPPLDPNNMGFYWIFRNMDYVQWNDSCSQVLWLSGPPERDIHQASSYILGQEKNTALRTDHLVLYFFCSAASRRRSTAKDFVHTLLNHTLCCSPVDKGTLIMRSFLHRLFDEFMMGEVRKWKERGFSEKISSNENIQKLLDGPANELLTALGTVLGDEKQRSLSVIIDGLDRVRHQRGEFIHGIRTFVNRLQQRTSKVKILLTSQPLAEIKDLLNGLSCIEHDRGRKEHRGSFDWIWDHNQYSDWSKSDASRLLYIQGKPGSGKSTLTKYFGDHLLERELAAKSSIVATFFYSYREGELQRSHYSMLQSILYDILDQDEGFFYHRFQIEYRRQRRREPRVAWDYDSLKTVLKSLQDYPAKRLYLIIDAVDESEENDRRDILKLLFELCSKTKYCIAKVFVASRPVGELDLRISPSRLNFIRLQDETKRDISSFAHSFLDGLNLTHILAQAAEYIIENAQGVFLWVKLVGEQLVKSYGDGFSEEEIFGLLKQLPTQLEDFYKHMLEKMLEGKSDLVGDVKIFRFVLFAKRPLAVDELLHALGIPNNPDTQFTPSNDSFRKRIPSEQRIVSCGGNFLEIKGRHGNGTVQVMHQTVREFFLDSNGDVAHSKFQMCDRDAHICISMTCIRYLMLCAANATPVAALPHVGFWTSEHFERYAQYLDEWPLAKYALQYLTHHIDGCHQDAGVVRIRSRLIDKLTDKPVVYLLEKWVSSCLGRNILGKEQGAAAREFRNTLWHAAARNGFSTAVETLLTVGANVNTRENDGLPAGRTALQAAAEGGHVDTVAKLLVANADVNAEGAVKYGGQTALQAAAGGGHVEIVNKLLAANADVNAVGAVKYGGQTALQAAAGGGHVEIVDKLLAANAEVNAAPAANARTALQAAAGGGHVEIVDKLLAANADVNAAPAKHSGRAALQAAAGGGHVEIVDKLLAANAEVNAAPATDDGRTALQAAAGSGHVEIVDKLLAANADVNAEGAAVYGRTALQAAAGGGHFEIVAKLLVANADVNAAPAEYGGRTALQAAAGGGHMKIVDMLKQAIVGRFWARDGGIFREQNFIRRK